The Burkholderia pyrrocinia genome includes a window with the following:
- a CDS encoding DUF475 domain-containing protein codes for MLKDFKIPLSLTVLALVAAYLLGGVKDMLIVAVLCVLEISLSLDNAVVNASVLKNWSEKWRNRFMVFGLPVAVFGMRLVFPLLIVAVIGHIGLWDALTLAVESPEKYAAVLTSAHHEVSAFGGAFLLMVFFKFMLDTEKDEHWIGFLEGPMRHLGRITALEVALTLAIVIVASFHVPAAEQVSFLLAGAFGVIGFVIAHGVGDLVGGEETGTRVVREGVAGFMYLEVLDSSFSFDGVIGAFALSNNIFLIALGLGVGAAYIREMTLVLLKKGTLAQYRYLEHGAFWAIGALATIMFLGVKFDVPEVVTGLIGAAMIAAAVWSSIVVQRKEDRTAVAGE; via the coding sequence GATCCCGCTGTCGCTCACGGTGCTCGCGCTGGTCGCGGCCTATCTCCTCGGCGGCGTGAAGGACATGCTGATCGTCGCGGTCCTGTGTGTGCTCGAAATTTCGCTGTCGCTGGACAACGCGGTCGTCAACGCATCGGTGCTCAAGAACTGGTCGGAGAAGTGGCGCAACCGCTTCATGGTGTTCGGCCTGCCGGTTGCCGTGTTCGGCATGCGGCTCGTGTTCCCGCTGCTGATCGTCGCGGTGATCGGCCACATCGGCCTGTGGGACGCGCTGACGCTCGCGGTCGAATCGCCGGAGAAGTACGCGGCGGTGCTGACGTCCGCGCATCACGAGGTGTCGGCGTTCGGCGGCGCGTTCCTGCTGATGGTGTTCTTCAAGTTCATGCTCGACACCGAGAAGGACGAGCACTGGATCGGCTTCCTCGAAGGCCCGATGCGCCATCTCGGCCGCATCACGGCGCTGGAGGTGGCGCTGACGCTCGCGATCGTGATCGTCGCGTCGTTCCATGTGCCGGCGGCCGAGCAGGTCAGCTTCCTGCTCGCAGGCGCATTCGGCGTGATCGGTTTCGTGATCGCGCACGGCGTGGGCGACCTGGTCGGCGGCGAGGAGACGGGCACGCGCGTGGTGCGCGAAGGCGTCGCGGGGTTCATGTATCTCGAAGTGCTCGATTCGTCGTTCAGCTTCGACGGCGTGATCGGTGCGTTCGCGCTGTCGAACAACATCTTCCTGATCGCGCTTGGCCTCGGCGTCGGCGCGGCCTACATCCGGGAGATGACGCTCGTGCTGCTGAAGAAGGGCACGCTCGCGCAGTACCGTTATCTCGAACACGGCGCGTTCTGGGCGATTGGTGCGCTCGCAACGATCATGTTCCTCGGCGTGAAGTTCGATGTGCCCGAAGTCGTCACGGGCCTGATCGGCGCGGCGATGATCGCCGCGGCCGTGTGGTCGTCGATCGTCGTTCAGCGCAAGGAAGACCGGACTGCGGTGGCGGGCGAATAA